From a single Sinorhizobium sp. RAC02 genomic region:
- a CDS encoding AraC family transcriptional regulator → MRTEEQNVHAVVASAMPALGVSGAMHLEELSAGHRVAVASHLPSFEFSVEGLAQSDQFAAWHDTFAPMLELTQVNHTTTEFRGRQKLWDLGSLVFAQISTDELAFTSLPGHVRRDPLDHWTITLLRSGKIRTDSERKAFACGPGEVQIHTLGRPFVGEVSNSEMLMLFVPRDFGHETALALGSAELSKLETGMGRLFSDYLIGVAKRLPTLTQKDLPGLVAATRAMILACVSPTPENIEGAEEPITGALLERARKVVQMKLLDPRLGVESVRRELGVSRTRLYNLFEPFGGVMHYIRHRRLLDAHSALADSDDQRLILRIAEEYGFSDGAEFSRAFKREFGYSPSEVRRGGRSAGLRLQDKRRTDCTDEERLGVLLRRLQG, encoded by the coding sequence ATGCGGACTGAAGAACAAAACGTACATGCCGTTGTCGCCAGCGCCATGCCGGCGCTCGGGGTGTCTGGCGCTATGCATCTCGAAGAACTTTCGGCGGGGCATAGGGTTGCGGTGGCATCGCATCTGCCATCCTTCGAATTTTCGGTTGAAGGGCTCGCGCAATCGGACCAGTTCGCTGCTTGGCATGACACTTTTGCGCCTATGCTCGAACTCACCCAGGTCAATCACACAACCACGGAGTTCCGCGGCAGGCAGAAGCTCTGGGATCTGGGGAGCCTCGTCTTCGCGCAAATCAGCACAGACGAACTCGCTTTCACCAGCTTGCCGGGGCATGTCAGGCGGGACCCGCTTGACCACTGGACGATAACGCTGTTGCGGTCTGGAAAAATCAGGACAGACTCTGAGAGAAAGGCGTTTGCATGTGGTCCTGGCGAGGTCCAGATTCATACGCTTGGTCGTCCGTTTGTCGGTGAGGTCTCGAATAGCGAGATGCTTATGTTGTTTGTGCCGCGTGATTTCGGCCACGAAACGGCGCTTGCCCTCGGTTCTGCGGAACTCTCGAAACTCGAGACTGGGATGGGGCGACTATTTTCGGACTACTTGATAGGCGTCGCCAAGCGACTGCCCACGCTTACTCAGAAGGATCTGCCCGGGTTGGTGGCTGCCACGCGCGCCATGATTCTTGCCTGTGTATCTCCGACGCCCGAAAATATCGAGGGCGCTGAGGAGCCGATCACCGGGGCGCTTCTCGAAAGGGCTCGGAAAGTCGTGCAGATGAAGTTGCTCGATCCGCGATTGGGCGTAGAATCGGTGCGGCGGGAACTCGGCGTTTCACGCACAAGGCTTTACAACCTTTTTGAGCCGTTTGGCGGTGTGATGCACTATATTCGACATCGCCGTTTGCTCGATGCGCATTCCGCCCTCGCTGATTCTGACGACCAACGTCTCATTCTCAGAATCGCCGAAGAGTATGGGTTTTCTGATGGCGCCGAATTCAGCCGGGCCTTCAAGCGCGAGTTTGGTTACAGCCCAAGCGAAGTGAGGCGGGGAGGGCGTAGCGCTGGGTTACGCCTGCAAGACAAGCGTCGAACGGATTGTACCGACGAGGAACGGTTGGGCGTACTCCTGCGCCGATTGCAGGGATAG
- a CDS encoding Hint domain-containing protein, which produces MSVDRKPDMRINRARRHFLGVSAATGARLVAVGSLAATLLPSVAQALGTKWWQKGGGGQGGMCFLAGTSIRTAAGEVCVEDLRIGDLVETVDGEAKPIKWIGYHTFRRSGRHWSKSVMPVRIARDALDEKSPHRDLYVSPGHALYIDGVLIQAADLVNGTSITQAVPEGVETLAYFHIAFTAHEGIFAEGAAAESLLLTDGNHEIFANFADYARLYPDDPQPAMVPFAPTVSYGGREHLKALVRLAAPRFAPTCNHARRLYERIAERAENSVA; this is translated from the coding sequence ATGTCGGTAGATCGGAAGCCTGATATGCGGATTAACCGAGCGAGGCGTCATTTTCTTGGCGTGTCGGCAGCCACGGGTGCCCGTCTTGTAGCGGTGGGCTCCCTGGCGGCAACGTTGCTTCCTTCCGTCGCCCAGGCATTGGGAACCAAATGGTGGCAAAAAGGCGGGGGTGGTCAGGGCGGGATGTGCTTCCTGGCCGGGACCTCGATCAGGACGGCGGCCGGCGAGGTATGTGTCGAAGACCTTCGCATCGGTGATTTGGTCGAAACGGTCGATGGCGAGGCCAAGCCCATCAAGTGGATCGGATATCACACCTTCAGACGTAGCGGCCGTCACTGGAGCAAGAGCGTGATGCCTGTTCGCATCGCTCGCGATGCCCTTGACGAAAAGTCGCCGCACCGGGATCTTTATGTCTCGCCGGGCCATGCGCTGTACATCGACGGCGTCCTGATCCAGGCGGCCGATCTCGTCAACGGAACCTCGATCACGCAAGCGGTGCCGGAAGGTGTCGAGACGCTCGCCTACTTTCATATCGCCTTCACGGCGCACGAAGGCATATTCGCCGAAGGGGCCGCAGCCGAGTCGCTGCTGCTCACGGATGGCAATCATGAGATATTTGCGAATTTCGCGGACTATGCCCGCCTCTATCCGGACGACCCGCAGCCCGCCATGGTGCCGTTCGCGCCAACCGTCAGCTATGGCGGACGCGAACATCTGAAGGCCTTGGTCCGCCTGGCGGCACCACGATTTGCCCCGACATGCAATCACGCTCGACGGCTCTATGAGCGGATCGCCGAGCGTGCGGAGAATTCGGTGGCTTAG
- a CDS encoding class II histone deacetylase, producing the protein MKTGWNFHELYLWHDTGAAAQFFPAGLTVEPGEHAENAETKRRFRNLMEVSGLTEQLVSVKSTPVDEDDLALFHTRDYIRRIKALSDDRGGDASYLTPFGRGSYEIACLAAGGTYALMDKVLLGELDNGYALVRPPGHHAESDKGMGFCLFGNVPVAILKNRKKHGFERVATVDWDVHHGNGTQAAFWTDPGVLTISLHQERLYPHDSGDREERGADAGYGYNLNIPLPAGSGHGAYIAAFQQVVLPALKAYKPDLIVVPSGFDGSGADPLGRMMLHSDTYREMTRMLMEAADDLCGGRLVMSHEGGYSAAYVPYCGLAVMEQLSGIRTHIDDPFLPVFQSYYGQDLRPWQQDAISAAAALVASIHT; encoded by the coding sequence ATGAAGACGGGCTGGAATTTTCACGAACTCTATCTCTGGCACGATACGGGCGCTGCCGCGCAATTCTTTCCGGCGGGACTTACCGTCGAGCCGGGAGAGCATGCGGAAAACGCCGAGACGAAGCGGCGCTTCCGCAACCTCATGGAGGTTTCCGGCCTCACTGAGCAGCTCGTCAGCGTCAAGTCGACGCCGGTGGATGAGGATGACCTCGCGCTCTTCCACACGCGCGACTACATCCGCCGCATCAAGGCGCTGAGTGACGATCGTGGCGGTGATGCGAGCTATCTTACGCCCTTCGGCCGTGGCAGCTACGAGATCGCCTGCCTTGCCGCGGGCGGGACCTATGCACTGATGGACAAGGTTCTCTTGGGCGAACTCGACAACGGCTATGCGCTCGTGCGCCCGCCGGGCCACCATGCTGAAAGCGACAAGGGCATGGGTTTCTGCCTCTTCGGCAACGTCCCGGTGGCGATCCTGAAGAACCGCAAAAAACACGGCTTCGAACGCGTCGCAACCGTCGACTGGGACGTGCACCACGGCAACGGCACGCAGGCCGCCTTCTGGACGGATCCCGGCGTCCTGACAATCTCGCTGCACCAGGAGCGGCTCTATCCGCACGACAGCGGCGACCGCGAGGAACGCGGTGCGGATGCCGGCTACGGCTACAATCTCAACATCCCGCTACCGGCCGGAAGCGGCCACGGCGCCTATATCGCAGCCTTCCAGCAGGTGGTTCTGCCGGCGCTCAAGGCCTACAAGCCTGACCTTATCGTCGTGCCCTCCGGCTTCGACGGATCTGGCGCCGATCCGCTCGGCCGTATGATGCTGCACAGCGATACCTATCGCGAGATGACGCGCATGCTGATGGAGGCAGCCGACGACCTGTGCGGCGGACGGCTGGTGATGTCACATGAAGGCGGCTATTCCGCAGCCTACGTGCCCTATTGCGGCCTCGCCGTGATGGAACAGCTCTCCGGCATCAGAACCCACATCGACGATCCCTTCCTGCCGGTTTTCCAGAGCTACTACGGGCAGGACCTGCGGCCGTGGCAGCAGGATGCAATCTCGGCCGCCGCGGCTCTTGTCGCCTCCATCCACACGTAG
- a CDS encoding aldehyde dehydrogenase codes for MNIAAPTCRWHDKAAKLSFEGRLFIDGDFREAISGAKFETINPANDSIIAAISRGDAADIDLAVASARRAFKSGAWSRLAPRTRMAVMLRFADLIEKHAEEFALLDTIDMGKPIQEMLAVDIPLALTCIRFTAECIDKIEGSVGATANDVLSYVIHQPLGVVGCIVPWNYPLLMTVWKIAPALAAGNSVVLKPAEQSPLSALLLARLFVEAGGPAGVLNVVNGFGAEAGKALALHGGVDKIAFTGSAEVGKLMLIYAGQSNMKKVATECGGKSPHIVLADAQNLETAAWWAAMGIFGNQGEVCCAGSRIIVEQSIVPDFTDALIAQAKSGYVPGDPLDDKTTMGPLVTREQQRRVLNYIAIGRQAGADCILGGGVPDGLEHGAYVAPTIFTGVDNGMTIAREEIFGPVASIIPVSGYDEAVTIANDSPFGLAAGIWTSDLGKAHRFARDVEAGMVYVNSYMNGDMQLPFGGWKESGNGRDKCMDAIFSYTQSKGVWVTIGN; via the coding sequence ATGAACATCGCCGCACCCACCTGCCGGTGGCACGACAAGGCCGCAAAGCTCTCGTTCGAGGGCCGGCTCTTCATTGACGGGGATTTCCGCGAGGCAATCTCCGGCGCCAAGTTCGAGACGATCAATCCGGCAAACGACAGCATCATCGCCGCCATTTCGCGCGGCGATGCGGCCGATATCGATCTTGCCGTGGCTTCGGCGCGCAGAGCCTTCAAGTCCGGCGCCTGGTCGCGCCTGGCGCCGCGAACCCGCATGGCGGTTATGCTGCGCTTTGCCGATCTCATCGAGAAACACGCCGAGGAATTCGCGCTGCTCGACACGATCGACATGGGCAAGCCGATCCAGGAAATGCTCGCCGTCGATATCCCGCTGGCGCTGACCTGCATCCGCTTCACCGCCGAATGCATCGACAAGATCGAGGGCAGCGTCGGCGCCACGGCAAACGATGTGCTCTCCTATGTCATCCACCAGCCGCTCGGCGTCGTCGGTTGCATCGTGCCGTGGAACTATCCGCTGCTCATGACGGTCTGGAAGATCGCGCCCGCCCTTGCAGCGGGTAATTCGGTGGTGCTGAAGCCCGCCGAACAGTCGCCGCTGTCCGCCCTCCTGCTCGCACGCCTCTTCGTGGAAGCAGGCGGCCCTGCCGGGGTGCTCAATGTGGTCAACGGCTTCGGCGCGGAGGCCGGCAAGGCGCTGGCGCTGCACGGCGGCGTCGACAAGATCGCCTTCACCGGCTCGGCCGAGGTCGGTAAACTGATGCTGATCTATGCCGGCCAGTCGAACATGAAGAAGGTCGCCACCGAATGCGGTGGCAAGTCGCCGCATATTGTGCTCGCAGATGCGCAAAACCTCGAAACGGCCGCCTGGTGGGCCGCCATGGGCATCTTCGGCAACCAGGGCGAAGTATGCTGCGCCGGCTCTCGCATTATCGTGGAACAGTCGATCGTGCCGGATTTCACCGATGCGCTCATCGCGCAGGCGAAAAGCGGCTACGTGCCCGGCGACCCGCTGGACGACAAGACGACGATGGGCCCGCTCGTCACCCGTGAACAGCAGCGGCGCGTGCTGAACTACATTGCTATCGGCCGGCAGGCGGGCGCGGACTGCATTCTCGGCGGCGGCGTGCCGGACGGGCTGGAGCATGGCGCCTATGTCGCGCCGACCATCTTCACCGGCGTCGACAACGGCATGACGATCGCACGGGAGGAAATCTTCGGCCCGGTCGCCAGCATCATTCCGGTGTCGGGCTACGACGAGGCGGTCACGATCGCCAATGACAGTCCCTTCGGCCTTGCGGCCGGCATCTGGACCAGCGACCTCGGCAAGGCGCATCGCTTCGCCCGCGATGTCGAAGCCGGCATGGTCTACGTCAACAGCTACATGAATGGCGACATGCAGCTGCCCTTCGGCGGCTGGAAGGAAAGCGGCAACGGCCGCGACAAGTGCATGGATGCGATCTTCTCCTACACGCAGAGCAAGGGCGTGTGGGTAACCATCGGCAATTGA
- a CDS encoding GMC family oxidoreductase N-terminal domain-containing protein — MYDTIIIGAGSAGCVLANRLSADPNRKVLVLEAGRAAPIASDIPSDWVTMFNTGSDWGYYTEPQAGCRGRRIFWPRGKMIGGSGALNAMIYIRGLPSDYDAWEAMGCAGWGWKDVFPVFLQSEANADIKDSPYHGNEGLLHIGNVPYVDQYERMWIEAAEAAGYAYNADYNGETQEGVGLFQFTIKDGERWGTGKAYLRPALERPNLTVKTGVLVTGLIIENGRVMGVKYLVDGVPETAHADSEVVLSSGAVGSCQLLMLSGVGPADELKAVGVNPVHDLPGVGKDLQDHLNIPITFYTKEALGIGAWTDEIIADSFTEWRDRRTGIRTSPWVASGGHVCSRPGIEPDLQLYGAISPHRDYARFLGGQSGITTHSTLQRPNSRGEIKLRSSNPIEYPSIDPKYFVSDPEGLDLATMVEGIKINRRIMEQSPIRELVDYEVSPSAECRTDAEIANYIRGHMTTLYHPSSSCRMGTDAMAVTDPATLKVHGLEGLRIADASVIPKMVSGNLNAPTIMVAERAAQMILAG, encoded by the coding sequence ATGTACGACACGATCATCATCGGCGCCGGCTCGGCCGGCTGCGTACTCGCAAACCGTCTGAGCGCCGACCCCAACCGCAAGGTCCTCGTGCTCGAGGCCGGTCGCGCTGCCCCCATCGCCTCCGACATCCCGTCCGACTGGGTGACCATGTTCAACACCGGCTCGGACTGGGGCTACTACACCGAGCCGCAGGCCGGCTGCCGCGGACGCCGCATCTTCTGGCCGCGCGGCAAGATGATCGGCGGCTCGGGCGCGCTCAACGCCATGATCTATATCCGCGGCCTGCCATCCGACTATGACGCCTGGGAAGCCATGGGCTGCGCCGGCTGGGGCTGGAAGGACGTCTTCCCGGTCTTCCTCCAGTCGGAAGCCAATGCCGATATCAAGGACAGCCCCTATCACGGCAATGAGGGCCTGCTGCATATCGGCAACGTGCCCTATGTCGATCAATACGAGCGCATGTGGATCGAGGCTGCGGAAGCCGCAGGCTATGCCTACAATGCCGACTACAACGGCGAAACGCAGGAAGGCGTCGGCCTCTTCCAGTTCACCATCAAGGACGGCGAGCGCTGGGGCACCGGCAAGGCCTATCTGCGCCCCGCACTGGAACGGCCCAACCTGACGGTCAAGACCGGCGTGCTCGTCACCGGGCTCATCATCGAGAACGGCCGCGTCATGGGCGTCAAATATCTGGTCGATGGCGTGCCGGAGACGGCCCATGCCGACAGCGAGGTCGTGCTCTCCTCCGGTGCCGTCGGCTCGTGCCAGCTCCTCATGCTGTCCGGCGTCGGCCCGGCCGACGAGCTGAAGGCCGTCGGCGTCAATCCGGTTCATGACCTACCCGGCGTCGGCAAGGACTTGCAGGACCACCTCAACATCCCCATCACCTTCTATACGAAGGAGGCGCTCGGCATCGGCGCCTGGACGGATGAGATCATCGCCGACAGTTTTACGGAATGGCGCGACCGGCGCACCGGCATCCGCACCTCACCCTGGGTCGCCTCTGGCGGCCATGTGTGCAGCCGCCCCGGCATCGAGCCCGACCTCCAGCTCTACGGCGCGATCAGCCCGCACCGCGACTATGCCCGCTTCCTCGGCGGCCAGTCCGGTATCACCACGCATTCCACCCTCCAGCGGCCGAACAGCCGCGGCGAGATCAAATTGCGCTCGTCAAACCCGATCGAGTATCCGTCGATCGACCCGAAATACTTCGTCAGCGACCCGGAAGGCCTCGACCTCGCCACCATGGTGGAAGGCATCAAGATCAACCGCCGCATCATGGAGCAGTCGCCGATCAGGGAACTGGTCGACTACGAGGTGAGCCCGAGCGCGGAGTGCAGGACGGACGCCGAGATCGCCAACTATATCCGCGGCCACATGACCACACTCTACCACCCGTCCTCCTCCTGCCGCATGGGCACGGATGCGATGGCCGTCACCGATCCCGCGACGCTCAAGGTCCACGGTCTCGAAGGCCTCCGCATCGCCGACGCCTCCGTCATCCCGAAGATGGTGTCCGGCAACCTCAACGCACCGACGATCATGGTTGCCGAACGTGCCGCCCAGATGATCCTCGCCGGCTAA
- a CDS encoding branched-chain amino acid ABC transporter permease, whose product MIQISRSKGISGSARLDLLVSLLLIAAAVALPFMVDSRYVLGQIVLALFYATIASQWNLLFGFAGVFSLAQMAMFAFGGYVTAMICFYFGWNVWAALLPGALAAAVFSLIVGLACLRLTGVYVALLTLAIAQTMYLLIVTDTECFVMVGSICRQFTGGAVGFARFGDLGTRALLKGQWLVGNYAIIATLFAITMIVTYIIVKSPIGLAFRALKDNPGYAVARGVNRFQAQLLVFGISAFFTGLAGGFYAAHFQAIGPGILSMSQLMFIIAITVVGGVGTFWGPLVGTIVLVAADELMREAGEFRTLGLGLIITLSILLMPKGLVGRISDLVHWLRHRNGATPRTKLQEKPAAAGE is encoded by the coding sequence ATGATCCAGATTTCAAGATCCAAAGGCATTTCCGGTTCCGCCCGCCTCGACCTCCTCGTCAGCCTGCTGCTGATCGCGGCCGCGGTGGCGCTGCCCTTCATGGTCGATAGCCGCTACGTGCTCGGCCAGATCGTGCTGGCATTGTTTTATGCCACCATCGCCTCGCAGTGGAACCTGCTGTTCGGCTTTGCCGGCGTGTTCTCGCTGGCCCAGATGGCGATGTTCGCCTTCGGCGGTTACGTCACCGCGATGATCTGCTTCTATTTCGGCTGGAACGTCTGGGCAGCACTTTTGCCCGGCGCGCTTGCGGCTGCCGTCTTCTCGCTCATCGTCGGCCTCGCCTGCCTTCGCCTCACCGGCGTCTATGTCGCGCTGCTGACGCTGGCGATCGCGCAGACCATGTACCTGCTGATCGTCACGGATACCGAGTGCTTCGTCATGGTCGGCTCGATCTGCCGGCAGTTCACCGGCGGTGCCGTCGGCTTCGCGCGCTTCGGCGATCTCGGCACGCGGGCGCTGCTGAAAGGCCAATGGCTGGTCGGTAACTACGCGATCATCGCCACCCTCTTCGCCATCACGATGATCGTTACCTACATCATCGTCAAAAGCCCGATCGGCCTTGCCTTCAGGGCGCTGAAGGATAATCCGGGTTATGCGGTGGCGCGCGGCGTCAACCGTTTCCAGGCACAGCTGCTGGTGTTCGGCATCTCCGCCTTCTTCACCGGCCTTGCCGGCGGCTTCTACGCCGCGCATTTCCAGGCGATCGGCCCGGGCATCCTGTCGATGTCGCAGCTGATGTTCATCATTGCGATCACGGTGGTCGGCGGCGTGGGCACCTTCTGGGGACCGCTCGTCGGCACCATCGTTCTGGTCGCGGCGGATGAGCTGATGCGCGAGGCGGGCGAGTTCCGCACGCTCGGCCTCGGTCTCATCATCACGCTGTCGATCCTGCTCATGCCGAAGGGCCTTGTCGGCCGGATCAGCGATCTCGTGCACTGGCTGCGGCATCGAAACGGTGCCACCCCCAGGACCAAGCTTCAGGAAAAGCCGGCCGCGGCCGGGGAATGA
- a CDS encoding branched-chain amino acid ABC transporter permease, with protein sequence MFDILTAILIAGLTTGALYALATVGLSLVWGSMGMLNMAHAAMLTLGGYSAYTFSTALGLPAFVGFIGAIVVGAVAGGLLYILIVRNLLKNDKATFESNVMIATVGIGIALENTILLTYGGQPLKQPISATGSLILGPVSLPYQNMLIVFVVIALMAVIALLLGKTRMGRAIRATAQNRDAAQLMGVAVNRVYFQVLVLSGAIAGVCGVMVSSMTQLSPPLGNDPMLKAFIMCVVAGLGNLPGAVAAAFGLALLEAFVQYVAGARWGFPTLLFVVIAVLIWRPAGLFGRVQIRRM encoded by the coding sequence ATGTTCGACATCCTGACCGCCATCCTCATCGCGGGCCTTACGACGGGCGCCCTCTATGCGCTCGCCACCGTCGGCCTCTCCCTCGTCTGGGGCTCAATGGGCATGCTGAACATGGCACATGCCGCCATGCTGACGCTCGGGGGCTATTCGGCCTACACGTTCTCGACGGCGCTCGGCTTGCCGGCCTTCGTCGGCTTCATCGGCGCCATCGTCGTCGGCGCCGTCGCTGGAGGGCTGCTCTACATCCTGATCGTGCGCAACCTCTTGAAGAACGACAAGGCGACGTTCGAATCCAACGTCATGATCGCCACCGTCGGCATCGGCATCGCGCTCGAAAACACCATCCTGCTCACCTATGGCGGCCAACCGCTGAAGCAGCCGATCTCGGCCACCGGATCGCTCATCCTCGGGCCAGTCAGCCTGCCCTACCAGAACATGCTGATCGTCTTCGTCGTGATCGCGCTGATGGCCGTCATCGCGCTGCTGCTCGGCAAGACCCGCATGGGCCGTGCCATCCGCGCGACGGCGCAGAACCGCGATGCCGCGCAGCTGATGGGGGTCGCCGTCAACCGCGTCTATTTCCAGGTGCTGGTGCTGTCCGGCGCCATTGCCGGGGTCTGCGGTGTGATGGTGAGCTCCATGACGCAGCTGTCGCCGCCGCTCGGCAACGACCCGATGCTGAAGGCCTTCATCATGTGCGTCGTCGCCGGCCTCGGCAATCTGCCGGGTGCTGTCGCCGCGGCCTTCGGCCTCGCCCTGCTCGAAGCCTTCGTCCAGTATGTCGCGGGTGCGCGCTGGGGTTTCCCGACGCTGCTCTTCGTCGTCATCGCCGTCCTGATCTGGCGGCCCGCCGGCCTCTTCGGCCGGGTCCAGATCCGTCGCATGTGA
- a CDS encoding ABC transporter ATP-binding protein, producing the protein MSNVAKAPLLRLSNVVSGYRELEVIKGISFDIAAGDFVTVVGPNGHGKSTLLKTISGLVPLTSGAISINGGPTLSKPHAIAALGIAHVPQGDMLFPEMSVLENLLMGAYLAPSKAEIDRRLDEVFTLLPKLSDRRNQVASSLSGGERRMVGIGRGLMMGGQILLIDEPSLGLAPLIIEQIYGVIAELSKSGRTILLVEENPARVADLANHLHLLDDGVIVWSGPPAELLARDELLATYLGG; encoded by the coding sequence ATGAGCAATGTTGCTAAAGCTCCCCTTCTGAGGCTCTCCAACGTGGTCTCCGGCTACCGCGAGCTGGAAGTCATCAAGGGCATCTCCTTCGATATCGCGGCCGGTGACTTCGTCACCGTGGTCGGCCCCAACGGCCATGGCAAGTCGACGCTGCTCAAGACGATTTCCGGTCTCGTGCCGCTGACCTCGGGCGCAATCAGCATCAACGGCGGGCCGACGCTTTCCAAGCCGCACGCGATCGCAGCACTTGGCATTGCCCATGTGCCGCAGGGCGACATGCTGTTTCCCGAGATGAGCGTGCTAGAAAACCTGCTGATGGGCGCCTATCTCGCGCCCTCCAAGGCGGAGATCGACCGCCGGCTCGACGAAGTCTTCACGCTGCTTCCCAAACTCTCCGACCGGCGCAACCAGGTCGCCTCGTCGCTGTCCGGCGGCGAGCGCCGCATGGTCGGCATCGGGCGCGGCCTCATGATGGGCGGACAGATCCTGCTCATCGACGAACCCTCGCTTGGTCTTGCGCCGCTCATCATCGAGCAGATCTACGGCGTTATTGCGGAACTCTCGAAAAGCGGGCGCACCATCCTGCTCGTCGAGGAAAACCCGGCCCGCGTCGCCGATCTCGCAAACCACCTCCACCTGCTCGACGACGGCGTCATCGTCTGGTCCGGCCCGCCCGCCGAGCTTCTCGCCCGCGACGAGCTCCTCGCAACCTATCTCGGAGGCTGA
- a CDS encoding ABC transporter ATP-binding protein — protein sequence MENGRTPLLECENVVKRFGSLSAVDGMSLTVHPGEIVGIGGPNGAGKTTFFDVVTGVTPATDGRIVFDGHDISGLGADRICQYGIARTFQLNAAFESLTVRENIDIAAYFGRARRAIPGLKLGKDVREQTDAALAFVGLADKADAPVAQLPVLDRKLLMIAGAIATKPKLLFLDEPVGGLNTTEIDHIIRLVERLKADGLTVVLIEHVMRFLLALSSRVLIMHHGKKIFEGLPKEVAEDPVVVETYLGEGTRKRLKTFFAEGEVQA from the coding sequence ATGGAAAACGGCAGGACACCCTTGCTGGAATGCGAAAACGTCGTGAAGCGCTTCGGCTCGCTTTCGGCGGTCGACGGCATGTCGCTGACGGTGCACCCGGGCGAGATCGTCGGCATAGGCGGCCCGAACGGCGCCGGCAAGACGACCTTCTTCGATGTGGTGACGGGCGTGACGCCAGCGACGGACGGCCGGATCGTCTTCGACGGTCACGATATTTCCGGGCTCGGGGCGGACCGGATATGCCAGTACGGCATCGCCCGCACCTTCCAGCTCAACGCGGCCTTCGAAAGCCTGACGGTGCGCGAGAACATCGACATCGCCGCCTATTTCGGCCGCGCCCGCCGCGCGATTCCCGGCCTGAAACTCGGCAAGGACGTGCGCGAGCAGACGGACGCCGCACTCGCATTCGTTGGCCTTGCCGACAAGGCGGATGCACCGGTGGCGCAACTGCCGGTGCTCGACCGCAAGCTGCTGATGATCGCCGGCGCGATCGCCACCAAGCCGAAGCTGCTTTTCCTCGACGAGCCCGTCGGCGGCCTCAACACCACCGAGATCGACCATATCATCCGCCTTGTGGAGCGGCTGAAGGCGGACGGTCTCACCGTCGTGCTCATCGAGCACGTCATGCGCTTCCTGCTGGCGCTGTCCAGCCGCGTCCTCATCATGCACCACGGCAAGAAGATTTTTGAAGGCCTGCCGAAAGAGGTTGCGGAGGACCCGGTCGTCGTCGAGACCTATCTCGGCGAGGGCACCCGCAAGCGCCTCAAGACGTTCTTCGCGGAAGGTGAGGTGCAGGCATGA